The following proteins are co-located in the Conyzicola lurida genome:
- a CDS encoding PucR family transcriptional regulator — MAQITLAQIVEQSDGFDLRYRAGDSDDVVVEGVEMLALDDVGAATAGHLVIVLTGAGDEPRAYQIDIAIRRAIAVEAAALLFVGEIALAETSRTLADRGSLPVLSATAAPSDIAVFVDRMLRGGAAEAMARAERAVAAVGHAADAAPLDARGAILDAAGSALGVDLDIVEDPTVRWTDSDAVCIGEVPIGRLVSPDHDTALAIAIPVVAAVLSRALQRESQARFGPARSRADLIVELLLAESSRIDALAVDAARAGLPVQLAHAAAWIAPKHRDDPAQRLPPSLIAAIELRAFQLIDGRDEVWHLAGFHDDLVVIASEEAGAPNHQRRLRDVIEQLVAHGSTIAGDEWTFTVGLGTPQSGASGLRQSATESRITAESAVAAGRLGAIEVTDVTGLRRVLLDFYASPLSRALLDDVLEPLDALGAERSAISVRTLLAYLSNRNSLARAAEILTLHPNAVNYRIRRIEQSLQLDLEDPDTRFALELACRLRVMATAR; from the coding sequence ATGGCACAGATAACACTCGCCCAGATCGTGGAACAGAGCGACGGATTCGACCTGCGGTACCGCGCGGGCGACTCCGACGACGTCGTGGTCGAGGGCGTGGAGATGCTCGCGCTCGACGACGTGGGCGCCGCGACGGCCGGCCACCTCGTCATCGTGCTGACCGGTGCGGGCGACGAACCGCGCGCGTACCAGATCGACATCGCCATCCGACGGGCCATCGCGGTCGAGGCCGCCGCCCTGCTCTTCGTCGGCGAGATCGCCCTGGCCGAGACCTCGCGCACGCTCGCCGACCGCGGCTCGCTGCCCGTGCTGTCGGCGACCGCGGCGCCCTCCGACATCGCGGTCTTCGTCGACCGCATGCTACGCGGCGGCGCGGCCGAGGCCATGGCGCGGGCCGAGCGCGCGGTGGCCGCCGTGGGGCACGCGGCCGATGCGGCTCCGCTCGACGCCAGGGGCGCCATCCTCGATGCCGCCGGTTCCGCCCTCGGCGTCGACCTGGACATCGTCGAGGACCCGACGGTGCGCTGGACCGACTCCGACGCGGTCTGCATCGGTGAGGTGCCGATCGGCCGCCTCGTCTCGCCTGACCACGACACCGCTCTCGCGATCGCGATCCCCGTGGTGGCCGCGGTTCTGTCGCGCGCGCTGCAGCGCGAATCGCAGGCCCGGTTCGGCCCCGCCCGCTCGCGGGCCGACCTGATCGTCGAGCTGCTGCTCGCCGAGTCCTCGCGCATCGACGCGCTCGCGGTCGACGCCGCGCGCGCCGGCCTGCCGGTGCAGCTCGCCCACGCCGCTGCCTGGATCGCGCCGAAGCACCGCGACGACCCGGCGCAGCGGCTGCCGCCGTCGCTCATCGCCGCGATCGAACTGCGCGCGTTCCAGCTCATCGACGGGCGCGACGAGGTGTGGCACCTCGCCGGTTTCCACGACGACCTCGTTGTCATCGCCTCCGAGGAGGCCGGAGCGCCGAACCACCAGCGCCGCCTGCGCGACGTGATCGAGCAGCTGGTCGCGCACGGCAGCACCATCGCGGGCGACGAGTGGACGTTCACCGTGGGGCTCGGCACCCCGCAGTCCGGGGCCTCCGGCCTGCGCCAGTCGGCGACCGAGTCGCGCATCACCGCGGAATCCGCGGTCGCCGCCGGCCGCCTCGGCGCGATCGAGGTCACCGACGTCACCGGCCTGCGCCGCGTGCTGCTCGACTTCTACGCCTCGCCGCTCAGCCGCGCCCTGCTCGACGACGTGCTCGAGCCGCTCGACGCGCTCGGTGCCGAGCGCTCCGCGATCTCGGTGCGCACGCTGCTGGCCTACCTCAGCAACCGCAACTCGCTCGCCCGGGCCGCGGAGATCCTCACGCTCCATCCCAACGCTGTCAACTACCGCATCCGCCGCATCGAGCAGTCGCTGCAGCTCGACCTCGAGGACCCCGACACCCGCTTCGCCCTCGAACTCGCCTGCCGGCTGCGGGTGATGGCGACGGCGCGGTAG
- the solA gene encoding N-methyl-L-tryptophan oxidase, producing the protein METFDVAVIGMGALGSAAAYHLARKGVSVVAFEQFELGHVRGASHDTSRILRTSYGAPQYVRLAQSAYKDWADFEEVAGETFVTVTGGLIFIPTDGPYASSDFTTSLDAEGVPYELLSPADVHARWPQFTLPENVETVYTADTGIVPASRSVAALQLHARFNGAVIRDRTAVERLTPDDAGVVIHTSTGDVRAGKVVLATDAWTNTLLEPLGAAIPLEIMQEQVTYFKPAAPDDYAREVFPVWIWEDEFCYYGFPTYGEPTIKAARDKSDNLMSPADRTYVPSPELLEQLSGFMAATIPGSGEVLRTVTCQYAITPDRNFVLGPLDEYPDIIVALGAGHAFKFTPAIGRILAELAVDGDTSDDISTFRPPSRTGAPAASPFPASF; encoded by the coding sequence ATGGAGACATTCGACGTTGCCGTCATCGGAATGGGTGCGCTCGGCAGCGCCGCCGCGTACCACCTCGCCCGCAAGGGTGTCAGTGTCGTCGCGTTCGAACAGTTCGAGCTCGGCCACGTGCGCGGGGCGTCGCACGACACCTCGCGCATCCTGCGCACGTCGTACGGCGCACCACAGTACGTGCGGCTCGCGCAGTCGGCGTACAAGGACTGGGCCGACTTCGAGGAGGTCGCCGGCGAGACGTTCGTCACCGTCACGGGCGGGCTGATCTTCATCCCGACCGACGGCCCCTACGCGTCCTCCGACTTCACCACGAGCCTCGACGCCGAAGGGGTGCCCTACGAGCTGCTCTCCCCCGCCGACGTGCACGCCCGCTGGCCGCAGTTCACCCTGCCCGAGAACGTCGAGACGGTCTACACCGCCGACACGGGCATCGTCCCGGCTTCGCGCTCCGTCGCCGCGTTGCAGCTGCACGCGCGGTTCAACGGCGCGGTGATCCGCGACCGCACGGCCGTGGAGCGTCTCACGCCCGACGACGCCGGTGTCGTCATCCACACCTCGACGGGCGACGTGCGCGCGGGCAAGGTCGTGCTGGCCACCGACGCGTGGACCAACACCCTGCTCGAACCGCTCGGGGCCGCCATCCCGCTCGAAATCATGCAGGAGCAGGTCACCTACTTCAAGCCGGCCGCGCCCGACGACTACGCCCGCGAGGTCTTCCCGGTGTGGATCTGGGAGGACGAGTTCTGCTACTACGGCTTCCCCACCTACGGCGAGCCGACGATCAAGGCGGCGCGCGACAAGTCCGACAACCTGATGTCGCCCGCCGACCGCACCTACGTGCCCTCGCCCGAGCTACTCGAACAGCTCAGCGGATTTATGGCGGCGACAATCCCGGGCAGCGGCGAGGTGTTGCGTACGGTGACCTGCCAGTACGCGATCACCCCCGACCGCAACTTCGTGCTCGGCCCGCTCGACGAGTACCCCGACATCATCGTCGCGCTCGGCGCCGGCCACGCGTTCAAGTTCACCCCCGCGATCGGGCGCATCCTCGCCGAGCTCGCGGTCGACGGCGACACGAGCGACGACATCTCCACGTTCCGACCGCCGTCGCGCACCGGCGCGCCGGCGGCATCCCCGTTTCCCGCCTCGTTCTAA
- a CDS encoding ornithine cyclodeaminase produces the protein MTAFVDVGNMVRWVASRGAGTIIREMAEYLDEDFRRWQSFDKSERVANHTPFGVIELMPISDPELYAFKYVNGHPFNPSRGYQTVTAFGVLADVHNGYPVFLAEMTVLTALRTAATSALIARALARPDARVMAMIGAGSQSEFQAIAFRELLGITRLRIWDTDPSSIEKFVRNLSALGFEIEVATSGADAVRGADIITTCTADKANAVVLADADVVPGVHINAIGGDCPGKTELDPAILDRSTVFVEYPPQTRIEGEIQQMDAAFPVTEVWGVLAGQTPGRVSAEQVTVFDSVGFALEDFSALRYVRDQTDGTRFSTWLDLVAGPENPKDLFGFSTNVLVS, from the coding sequence ATGACAGCATTCGTCGACGTCGGGAACATGGTGCGCTGGGTAGCGAGCCGCGGTGCCGGCACCATCATCCGCGAGATGGCCGAGTACCTCGACGAGGACTTCCGTCGCTGGCAGTCGTTCGACAAGAGCGAGCGCGTGGCGAATCACACCCCGTTCGGCGTGATCGAGCTCATGCCCATCAGCGACCCCGAGCTCTACGCCTTCAAGTACGTGAACGGGCACCCGTTCAACCCTTCGCGCGGCTACCAGACGGTGACCGCGTTCGGCGTGCTCGCAGACGTGCACAACGGGTACCCGGTGTTCCTGGCCGAGATGACCGTTCTCACGGCGCTGCGCACGGCCGCGACATCCGCCCTCATCGCCCGGGCACTCGCCCGGCCCGACGCTCGGGTCATGGCCATGATCGGCGCGGGCAGCCAGTCGGAGTTCCAGGCCATCGCCTTCCGCGAGCTGCTCGGCATCACGCGCCTGCGCATCTGGGACACCGACCCGTCCAGCATCGAGAAGTTCGTGCGCAACCTCAGCGCGCTCGGCTTCGAGATCGAGGTGGCGACGAGCGGAGCCGACGCCGTGCGCGGCGCCGACATCATCACCACCTGTACCGCCGACAAGGCGAACGCGGTCGTGCTCGCCGACGCCGACGTCGTGCCCGGCGTGCACATCAACGCGATCGGCGGCGACTGCCCGGGTAAAACCGAGCTCGACCCCGCGATCCTCGACCGGTCGACGGTGTTCGTGGAGTACCCGCCGCAGACCCGGATCGAGGGCGAGATCCAGCAGATGGATGCCGCATTCCCCGTGACCGAGGTCTGGGGTGTACTCGCGGGCCAGACCCCCGGCCGCGTCTCGGCCGAGCAGGTGACCGTGTTCGACTCCGTGGGGTTCGCGCTCGAGGACTTCTCGGCGCTGCGCTACGTGCGCGACCAGACCGACGGCACGCGGTTCTCGACGTGGCTCGACCTCGTCGCCGGCCCCGAGAACCCGAAGGACCTGTTCGGCTTCTCGACGAACGTGCTGGTGAGCTGA
- a CDS encoding SDR family oxidoreductase — protein sequence MSIPAQQIEAPGLTDELTPRPDHGEDSYRGSGKLLGKTTIITGADSGIGRAVAIAFAREGADVVIGYLEEDADAEETRRWVEEAGRTAVLVRGDLSDPAECRRLVDVAIERFGRLDVLVHNAAFQRTHENLAEIDDAEWDHTLATNLSAYFHLAKAAEPHLESGASIIATSSIQADSPTPQLLPYAATKAAITNLTTSLAQLLGPRGIRANVVAPGPIWTPLIPATMPPEKVESFGTDTPLGRAGQPAELASAYVMLASDESSYTTGAVIAVTGGRPLL from the coding sequence ATGTCGATACCCGCACAGCAGATCGAAGCCCCCGGCCTGACCGACGAGCTCACGCCCCGTCCCGACCACGGCGAGGACTCGTACCGCGGGTCGGGCAAGCTGCTCGGCAAGACCACGATCATCACGGGCGCCGACAGCGGCATCGGGCGGGCCGTAGCCATCGCGTTCGCGCGGGAGGGCGCCGACGTGGTGATCGGCTATCTCGAAGAGGACGCCGACGCCGAGGAGACCCGCCGCTGGGTCGAAGAGGCAGGCCGTACGGCCGTCCTGGTGCGCGGTGACCTCTCCGACCCCGCCGAATGCCGACGGCTCGTGGATGTCGCGATCGAGCGGTTCGGCCGCCTCGACGTGCTCGTGCACAACGCCGCGTTCCAGCGCACCCACGAGAACCTCGCCGAGATCGACGACGCCGAGTGGGACCACACGCTGGCGACCAACCTCAGCGCCTACTTCCACCTCGCGAAGGCCGCGGAGCCGCACCTGGAGAGCGGGGCGTCGATCATCGCGACATCCTCGATTCAGGCCGACAGTCCGACGCCTCAGCTGCTGCCGTACGCGGCCACCAAAGCGGCGATCACGAACCTGACCACGTCGCTCGCGCAGTTGCTCGGCCCCCGCGGCATCCGGGCCAATGTCGTCGCGCCCGGACCGATCTGGACGCCGCTGATCCCCGCGACCATGCCGCCCGAGAAGGTCGAGTCGTTCGGTACCGACACGCCCCTCGGCCGGGCCGGCCAGCCCGCAGAGCTCGCCTCCGCGTACGTGATGCTCGCCTCCGACGAGTCCAGCTACACGACGGGCGCGGTCATCGCCGTGACGGGCGGGCGCCCGCTGCTCTGA
- a CDS encoding cupin domain-containing protein: MKPPAAEVPQMRVQRGGDERRDVTFYGGAAGLSVERYFGASTALPAQVMLYSLAPGSSEGEHLHLEGHDESCSVTSDDELYVVVAGEVVMTVDGEREVLRAGDAAYAPAGSLHGVANESSEPARLVLVYGQPVPPTSRTTTSGK, translated from the coding sequence ATGAAACCGCCCGCCGCCGAGGTGCCGCAGATGCGCGTGCAGAGGGGTGGCGACGAGCGGCGCGACGTCACCTTCTACGGCGGCGCGGCCGGTCTGAGCGTCGAGCGGTATTTCGGCGCCAGCACCGCGCTGCCCGCCCAGGTCATGCTCTACTCGCTCGCGCCGGGCTCCTCCGAGGGCGAGCACCTGCACCTCGAGGGCCACGACGAGAGCTGCTCCGTCACGAGCGACGACGAGCTGTACGTCGTCGTCGCCGGCGAGGTCGTGATGACCGTCGACGGCGAGCGCGAGGTGTTGCGCGCGGGCGACGCCGCGTATGCCCCGGCGGGCAGCCTGCACGGCGTGGCCAACGAGTCCTCCGAGCCCGCGCGACTCGTGCTCGTCTACGGGCAACCGGTACCACCGACATCCAGAACCACCACGAGCGGAAAGTGA
- a CDS encoding IclR family transcriptional regulator domain-containing protein, which produces MSSRVVQGLAAVQVVAGRRDPTAPLSVGTISRELGVTLSSASRLCSELEAAGFLGRGDAYGTYRLGRDAIRLSGGAAAPFARTVRFALTLAAQQTGETVFLTARSAGGIRVIDSVESLWTLHSPADVGDLVADERSAVMRTATAAAVESPEPWVESTIGMSVEIAAPVLTPAGAHVAVVALRLPINRVGQNLPRARRAVVTARRTIERSLAEWIDEPRSPEPDLAAPAGASALEAAFRILRHFAAGPDTVAGTARAVGLRPDRTLRLIESCRRAGFVWANRDQSRYGLGWIVHGWYRAAAAPTIVAGGKPLAAEIANRTRTCGFITVLKGMRSFTLVEELEMAGDGLQMSSWLGRAHPIIGSDGGPTLLMDFGAQEVTQLFPTRHTAHELDVFLKRVRRVDRDGVLSMQAFEDAGIVSVSAPVRDSSGTVAAAACVVGTTQYMQANAAEVEAAARELAERVSALLR; this is translated from the coding sequence GTGAGTTCGCGAGTGGTGCAGGGGCTGGCCGCGGTGCAGGTGGTCGCGGGCCGACGCGACCCGACCGCGCCGCTGAGCGTGGGGACGATCTCGCGCGAACTCGGGGTGACTCTGAGCAGCGCGTCGCGGCTGTGCTCGGAGCTCGAGGCGGCGGGGTTCCTCGGCCGCGGCGACGCGTACGGCACCTATCGGCTCGGGCGTGACGCGATCCGGCTGTCGGGCGGCGCGGCGGCACCGTTCGCGCGCACGGTGCGGTTCGCGCTGACCCTGGCCGCGCAGCAGACGGGCGAGACCGTTTTTCTGACCGCTCGGTCGGCCGGCGGCATCCGGGTTATCGATTCTGTCGAGTCGTTGTGGACCCTGCACTCGCCGGCCGACGTCGGCGACCTGGTCGCCGACGAGCGGAGCGCGGTGATGCGCACGGCCACCGCGGCTGCCGTCGAGTCGCCGGAGCCCTGGGTCGAGTCGACGATCGGCATGAGCGTCGAGATCGCCGCGCCGGTGCTCACGCCGGCGGGGGCGCACGTGGCAGTGGTCGCCCTGCGGCTGCCGATCAACCGCGTCGGCCAGAATCTGCCGCGGGCGCGGCGGGCCGTGGTCACCGCACGCCGTACGATCGAGCGGTCGCTCGCGGAGTGGATCGACGAGCCGCGCTCGCCGGAGCCCGACCTCGCCGCACCCGCCGGGGCCAGCGCGCTCGAGGCCGCGTTCCGCATCCTGCGGCATTTCGCCGCAGGTCCCGACACGGTCGCGGGCACCGCGCGGGCCGTCGGCCTGCGCCCCGACCGCACGCTGCGACTGATCGAGTCGTGCAGGCGGGCCGGTTTCGTCTGGGCGAACCGCGACCAGAGCCGCTACGGCCTCGGCTGGATCGTGCACGGCTGGTACCGCGCTGCCGCCGCGCCGACGATCGTCGCCGGGGGCAAACCGCTCGCCGCGGAGATCGCGAACCGCACCCGTACCTGCGGGTTCATCACCGTGCTCAAGGGCATGCGCAGTTTCACCCTGGTCGAGGAACTCGAGATGGCGGGCGATGGCTTGCAGATGTCGTCGTGGCTGGGGCGGGCGCACCCGATCATCGGCTCCGACGGCGGGCCCACGCTGCTGATGGACTTCGGCGCGCAGGAAGTCACGCAACTGTTCCCGACGCGGCACACCGCGCACGAGCTGGACGTGTTCCTGAAGCGCGTGCGCCGGGTCGACCGCGACGGGGTGCTCTCGATGCAGGCGTTCGAGGACGCGGGCATCGTGTCGGTGTCGGCGCCGGTGCGCGACTCGAGCGGCACGGTCGCTGCGGCCGCCTGCGTCGTCGGCACCACGCAGTACATGCAGGCCAACGCGGCGGAAGTCGAGGCGGCGGCGCGCGAGCTCGCCGAGAGGGTGTCGGCGCTGCTGCGGTAG
- a CDS encoding alpha-amylase family protein, producing the protein MSTDWTDHVIWWHTYPLGFVGAPIHVEQRDGAVAHRLGAMEPWLDHIVELGLNGLILGPVFASTSHGYDTLDHFAIDDRLGDESDLVHLVDTAREKGVRVLLDGVFNHVGRQHPWFLDVEANGPDSPHAGLFRIDWQGWTPGDPVKSDVFEGHDILVALDHESAQVEDLVVDVMTYWLDRGIDGWRLDAAYSVPPAFWARVLPRVRERHPDAWFTGEVIHGADVDFVARSTIDSLTQYELWQGIWHGIADGNLFELGHAIGRHNTLLAEYVPSTFVGNHDVTRIASAIGADRVGHAVAVLFTVAGVPSVYAGDEFGWEAVKEQRIGGDDAIRPAFPARPPLDAELDEPSAALLHTHRQLIGVRRRHPWLVRAHSDVVDVANGTLIVRTAVGADAVITALNISDAELRVPGTAANELVAGDAALDGDHIVVPAGGWAVVSTERSA; encoded by the coding sequence GTGAGCACCGACTGGACCGACCACGTGATCTGGTGGCACACCTACCCGTTGGGCTTCGTCGGCGCCCCGATCCACGTCGAGCAGCGCGACGGCGCCGTCGCCCACCGCCTGGGCGCGATGGAGCCGTGGCTCGACCACATCGTCGAGCTCGGCCTGAACGGCCTCATCCTCGGCCCGGTCTTCGCGTCGACCAGCCACGGCTACGACACCCTCGACCACTTCGCGATCGACGACCGCCTCGGCGACGAGTCCGACCTCGTTCACCTCGTCGACACCGCGAGGGAGAAGGGCGTGCGGGTCCTGCTCGACGGCGTCTTCAATCACGTCGGACGGCAGCACCCGTGGTTCCTCGACGTCGAGGCGAACGGTCCCGACTCGCCGCACGCCGGGCTCTTCCGCATCGACTGGCAGGGCTGGACGCCGGGCGACCCCGTGAAGTCCGACGTGTTCGAGGGTCACGACATCCTCGTCGCCCTCGACCACGAATCGGCGCAGGTGGAGGACCTCGTCGTCGACGTCATGACCTACTGGCTCGACCGTGGCATCGACGGGTGGCGTCTCGACGCCGCCTACTCCGTGCCGCCCGCTTTCTGGGCGCGCGTGCTGCCGCGCGTGCGCGAGCGGCACCCCGACGCGTGGTTCACGGGCGAGGTCATCCACGGCGCCGACGTCGACTTCGTCGCGCGGTCGACGATCGACTCGCTCACCCAGTACGAACTGTGGCAGGGCATCTGGCACGGCATCGCCGACGGCAACCTGTTCGAACTCGGCCACGCCATAGGACGCCACAACACCCTGCTCGCCGAGTACGTGCCCTCGACCTTCGTCGGCAACCACGACGTCACCCGCATCGCCTCGGCTATCGGGGCCGACCGGGTCGGCCACGCCGTCGCCGTGCTCTTCACCGTCGCCGGTGTGCCGTCGGTCTACGCCGGCGACGAGTTCGGCTGGGAAGCGGTCAAGGAACAGCGCATCGGCGGCGACGACGCCATCAGACCCGCCTTCCCCGCCCGGCCGCCCCTCGACGCCGAGCTCGACGAACCGTCGGCCGCCCTGCTGCACACGCACCGCCAGCTGATCGGCGTGCGCCGCCGTCACCCCTGGCTCGTACGCGCACACTCCGATGTGGTGGATGTCGCGAACGGGACTCTCATCGTGCGTACCGCGGTCGGCGCAGACGCCGTCATCACCGCGCTCAACATCTCGGACGCCGAACTGCGCGTCCCCGGCACTGCCGCGAACGAGCTGGTCGCCGGCGACGCGGCGCTCGACGGCGACCACATCGTCGTCCCGGCGGGCGGTTGGGCGGTCGTCAGCACCGAGCGGAGCGCCTAG
- a CDS encoding DUF917 domain-containing protein: MSSTRPTDSPPVRLITRDDVAPLAAGCAVFGTGGGGSVHGAQLSVETAIDKNGPVRVVGVADLTADDAVIIMSGMGAPSVGIEMLGSASQAHTLLREVERLVGRPITTVMAAEIGGSNGVAPVGWAAELGLAVLDADGMGRAFPKATMISMNVAGLPSEFAVMSDVVGNVTVLRTVDIAWLERHARAFTVAAGGIALGAHYLLTSETAPGAVIEGTVSRAIQVGRRLLAATEPVAEIADELDAAVLLRGKVIDIDRNTAGGFTRGSVTIEGIGGDRGRMVRVEIQNENLVVIEDGAVVVSVPDLVSILDSETGEAISTEMLRFGQRVSVLAWACDPLWRTPRGIELAGPAAFDFDFPYVPFDGPTSDTSVAATAEVAR; the protein is encoded by the coding sequence ATGAGTTCGACGCGCCCCACCGATTCCCCACCCGTCCGCCTGATCACGCGCGACGACGTGGCTCCCCTCGCCGCGGGCTGCGCGGTCTTCGGAACCGGTGGCGGCGGTTCGGTGCACGGCGCCCAACTGTCGGTCGAAACTGCCATCGACAAGAACGGCCCCGTGCGGGTCGTCGGTGTCGCCGACCTCACCGCCGACGATGCGGTCATCATCATGTCGGGCATGGGCGCCCCCTCCGTCGGTATCGAGATGCTCGGCTCCGCAAGTCAGGCGCACACCCTGCTGCGCGAGGTCGAGCGTCTCGTCGGCCGGCCCATCACCACCGTCATGGCGGCCGAGATCGGCGGCAGCAACGGCGTCGCGCCCGTCGGCTGGGCGGCCGAACTCGGTCTCGCCGTGCTCGACGCCGACGGCATGGGCCGCGCGTTTCCCAAGGCCACGATGATCTCGATGAACGTCGCGGGCCTGCCGAGCGAGTTCGCCGTCATGAGCGACGTCGTCGGCAACGTCACCGTGCTGCGCACCGTCGACATCGCATGGCTCGAGCGCCACGCCCGCGCGTTCACGGTCGCCGCCGGCGGAATCGCCCTCGGCGCCCACTACCTGCTCACGAGCGAGACCGCTCCCGGGGCGGTCATCGAGGGGACTGTCAGCCGCGCCATCCAAGTCGGCCGTCGTCTTCTCGCCGCGACCGAGCCCGTCGCCGAGATCGCCGACGAACTCGATGCCGCCGTGCTGCTGCGCGGCAAAGTCATCGACATCGACCGCAACACCGCTGGCGGCTTCACCCGCGGCTCCGTCACCATCGAGGGCATCGGCGGCGACCGCGGCCGCATGGTGCGGGTCGAGATCCAGAACGAGAACCTCGTCGTGATCGAAGACGGCGCGGTCGTCGTGAGCGTGCCCGACCTCGTCTCGATCCTCGACTCCGAGACGGGCGAGGCGATCTCGACCGAGATGCTGCGCTTCGGCCAGCGGGTGAGCGTGCTCGCCTGGGCCTGCGACCCGCTCTGGCGCACGCCCCGCGGCATCGAGCTCGCCGGCCCCGCGGCGTTCGACTTCGACTTCCCGTACGTGCCGTTCGACGGGCCGACGAGCGATACCAGCGTCGCCGCGACCGCGGAGGTGGCACGATGA